The nucleotide window ACCAGCCAGCGGTCTTGTAAATCGCAGGGAAAGTTCCGTCGTATATCTTCTGTCCGTACAGACCCTGGGTTGATTTCGAGTCGGGCGAGAGCATCACGGGAAGCGCTATGCCTGCCCAGCGGACCTTTATTTTATTCTGCCCGGGGTCGTAGACGGCAACCGCACCCTTGTTATCGCCGGCAACCACGACGGTCTTTATCCAGCCTGTGCGGTTCCAGCTGTAGTCTATGGTAATGTCCCTTGTCTGGGAGCCCTTGACTTCATGCGTGGCTATGGTTACGGTATAGCAGCGCAACGCGTCGCAGGCTGCGCCCATACCCGAGAGTGCCTCTTCAGCCTGTCCGCCGCGTATGGTAGTTGCCGAAAACACCACGGCGGCAACAATGAGCTTGAGTGCAAGTTTTTTCATAATTCCTCCTTGCAGTGTTTCCCGATATCAGCAAGCGTTAAATCATATTCACGATACTCAAAACGTCAACAATCCCTGAGCGATTAGAGCCTAAAGCCTGAAAAGGTCATCCGGCATCGCCGGATTGAGCCTCAAATCCCTGAGTATTAGCCACTGCAATTCATTTCCGTTTTTGTCAAAGCTCACGAGCCTTCGGGGAAAAGAAGTTTTATTGTCAAGCCAGTAGCGCTCGCGAGCCACGCCTCCAAGGTTTTGCGGGGAGTTTGCTACAAACTCGATTACCGTGCATTCAGCTCCATCGAAGAACTCGACTTTGACGACCGCCGTCTTGCCGTTGGCAAGAAACCAATCAATGCGCTTGAACATATACGTAAAACTCACCTCGTACATCTTCTCTCCGCGCAGCGTGAGCACCCTTTCATCGGATGGGTCGTAACTGAGGAGGAGGGGAATAAGGGGATGCCTGGCAAGGATTACGTCTTTTTCAGGGTCGTAAACCGCCTTCGTGCCCTTGTTTTTGCCCTCAAGGATGTCGTTGCGCACCCAGACCGGGCTTTTATATGAAAAGTCCACTGTGCGCTCCTCCGTTTTCTGCTCCTTCGCCTGACGGTACGACATCCGGACTGTGTATGCCGTGACCTTCGCCCACTCCTCTCTCATGCGCTGGATAAGCGCACCTGCGTCCTCTGCCGCAAGCATGGAAACGCTCAGAGCTGCGGCCAGGAAGAGTCTCGATATAGTTAGATTCATTCAACCTCGTTTATTTATTAACCGATAATACCTACAATTCCTCTGCGGTCAAGGAGCTTCTTCCTTGACCTAGGTGGGATGCGGTGTAGAATAATTAATGCGCATCCGCGAAAACATGAGGATCGAGTTCGGGAGTCATGCCCTCGTTCTCGACCATCCCGGTCCGAACGGCGAACCTGTTTTCATATCACACGCGCACTCAGATCATGCGGTCCGCAAGGGCAGGATAATCGCAACCCCCGAGACCGCAAGATTGCTGGAAGTGCGTTACAACGCTAATTCCGCCGAGGTGTTGCCCTGCAGGAAGAGAATCGAGATCGAAGGGATGAATGTAACGCTCTATCCTTCGGGACACATACTCGGCTCTGCCCAGATACTTGTTGAGACGAGCCAGACAAGCCTTTTGTACTCAGGCGACATCAAGCTGCGGCCCGGCTACTCGGCCGAACCGATAGAGGTCCCCCAGGCGGAGAATCTTATCGTGGAGGCGACGTTCGGCAGCCACATGTTCCAGTGGCCCCGCAGGGAGACTATAGAGGAGCGGATTGCGGAGTTCGCGGAAGACGGCAAGCGATTCGGCTTCACTGCATGCTACATGGCGTATTCGCTCGGCAAGGCGCAGGAGCTTTTGATGGTACTGGCAAAGGCGGGCATTCGCGCGTACGTGTCGGAGAGCGTTTTCGAGATGTGCAAGGTGTACGAGGAGTTCGGTGTGAGGTTCGGAGACTACAGGCTTTACAAGGACGAAGCCGAGATCGACGGCGTGCTCGTGATACCGCCGCAAAAGGCGCACCATTTGAATCTGTCCGGGACGAAGCGGGGTCCCCATGAGAATGCGCAGTATTCTCATGGGGTAAAGTTTGCGTTGGTGTCTGGCTGGGCTTTGACCGAGAGACGGGGCGAGGTGCCGGGCATTCCCTTGAGCGACCATGCCGACTTCGGTGAATTGCTCCGATACGTGGACAAGGTGAAGCCCCAAAAGGTGTGGACCACGCACGGCTACGCGCGAGACCTTGCCTCCGCGCTCCGGCACCGCGGCTACAACGCCCAGGTTCTGCCCGAGCGCGATAAGGAAAGGCAGCTCGAACTTGTAGTGGGTTGACAACGTGCACTATCCCTCCCCTTGTGAGAGGGAATAGAAGGAAGGGGGATCCTCCCTTTTCAACAATCATGTTATTGCTTCGCAAGTCCCTGACTTGTGAAGCAATCGCCTGAATCCAAGGGCAGGGCTCCGAAGGCAAACGCAGAGAACCATCGCGTCCATCGTTGCCGCTAACTCGCCTTTAACCATAACTAAGGATTGACAAAAAGACGTGGAAGAGTTAAGATTGGGTATGCCTCCTCTTTTGGGATTGACATTCACGATTCTAGGCGGTAGAAGTGTACATCCACATATCACATAGTCGGTATGCCCTAGACAGCTCTGCCGGAAGATGGTTTAGGGCGGATACACTTCCTTTCAACAAACCAGGGTCGGAGGTTGTATTTGCTGATGTCCAACCGGAACAATTGGCGGAAGGAAAATTCGGACTACACAAATATCCAGTTGCAGTGATAATTCCTCCTTACCCTTTTTACAAACAAGCCAAATGAACCCCTTCACATCGAGGAGGGGAACCCGTCATCGCGAGGTCGCAGCGGCGACCGTGGCGATCTCCCAGCACTTTTTCTGAGCATATGGCACTCGCTCATGTATTCTGACTTTCTGCCAGGAGATTGCCACGCCTTCTTCGAAGGCTCGCAATGACAAAGAAAAAGGCAATGCAATACTACGTCTACATCATGACCAATAACTACCGCAATGTTCTCTATACGGAGGTGACAAATAACCTCATCCGTCGAGTTTACGAACACAAGGAGAAGCTCGTTGAAGGTTTTATAAAAAGTACAAACTCGATAGACTCGTCTACTACGAAGTATTCTCAGACCCCCTGAGCGCGATTGAAAGGGAAAAGCAGATAAAGGCGGGAACGCGAAGGAGGAAGATAGGGCTTGTGGAATCCCTGAACCCTTCCTGGCGCGATTTGTGGGAGGAGATTTCGGCCTGAAAATGCAACATCTGACCTTTCATCAGCTCCGCATATTTCCGGTGCCCCCGTGCGCTGACGCGTTTCATTAACCCAGCCCGATCGCCCGGAGGATGGTTTGGAGTTTGTCCTTATCTTTTCGGTTCAAAGGAAAACTTCTCCCGACTTTCCCTGAAAGTCATCGCCCGTAACACATTTCGCCCTCACCCCGCGCTCCCCTGGAGCTCCCCCCTCTCCCCTCCATCAAGGAGGGGGGAAATAATTATACCTCCCCCTTGACGGGGGAGGGTAGGGTGGGGGTGTAAATGAGAGTTTAGTTGATACTAATTCATCCTCCCCTTTATCCACTGGCCATGTTGGGGCCACTCTGTCCCATCAAGGTAAGGGGACCCCTATCCGTCATCGCGAAGGAGTAACCGTTAGGACGTGGCTCCTCAGGGCGAACGCAGTGAGCAATCTCATAGCAGAGACCTGAAAAATATGGCGCCGACTCAGTTTTTTAGCGCCGTGCTATGGGATCGCCACGGCCGACCCTCTGGGTCGGCCGCCTCCCTTAATAAAGGAGGCAAGGCAATAGTGCTGATTTATTGAGTTAAAGCCCCCCATATGAAGGGTTGGTGGTTTTTTTACCCCTTTTATCGAAATAGCCCTGCCGAAGCTGTAGGCTTCGAGCCGAATGCATGCGCTTCCAGCGCTCGTCTGTGCTTCGAGCGCTCGTTCGGCCATGCCACCTCTGGTGGCTATTTGTCCATCTTTTGACTAGCTTTTGACCAGCTTCCAGGCGCGGCGCTTGACCTTTCATTCAACTCGACTATAATTCTACCATGTGCATAGGAATTCCTGCGAAAGTCATTGAGTTAAGCGGAGATAAGGGCAAGGTGGACTATCAGGGAGTCGTGAGGGAGACCTCGTTCGTGATGCTTCCTGAGGCAAAGGTAGGCGATTATGTTATTCTACATGCTGGATTTGCGATAAAACTACTATCCGAAGAGGACGCAAAAGAAACCCTTGAAATGATAGAAGAGCTTATCAAAACCGAAGCAACTCTCGATGAGTGAACAACTTACAGAGATACTGAAAAGACTGGGCAGCGATGCAGAACTTGCAAAAGGGTTGATTGAGCGCATCAGGGTGAAAGCTCATAAGTCCTTTACTTTCATGGAGGTATGCGGCACTCATACCCACGCAATCTCGAAAACGGGCATAAGAAAAGCGCTTGCGGGCAAGATTAAACTACTTTCAGGACCCGGCTGCCCTGTTTGCGTTACGCCGGATGAGGAGATAGACGCCTTTATATCTCTAGCAAATATGAAAGATGTGGTCGTAGCAACCTTCGGCGACATGCTCCACGTACCGGGAACAAAAGGGTCTCTTGCGGAGGAAAGGGATAGTGGTAGGGATATAAGGGTCGTATATTCAGCACTTGACATTCTCGATATGGCGGAGAGGGAAAAAGGGAAGGAATTTTGTTTCCTGGGCGTCGGTTTCGAGACCACTTCTCCGACCGTTCTGGCGACAGTAGCCGAGGCTAAGATACGGAAAATACGTAACTTCTCTATATACTCCTCGTTCAAATTGATACCTCCGGCATTGAGGATGATTGCCTCGCACCCTGAGCTCAATATCGATGGTTTCCTTCTTCCAGGTCACGTAAGTGCGATAATTGGAACCCAACCTTACCGGTTTCTCGTCGATGAGTTCAAGCGACCGTCGGTTGTTGCAGGTTTTGAGGCCCTGGATATACTCGAAGCGATACTCATGATGTTAAACGAGATAAGTAACGGAAAGCCTGAGCTTGAAATCCAATACAAGAGGGTGGTCACTTCTGAAGGAAACCCCAATGCCCTGGGATTGATTGAGGGTATGTGCGACGCTAAGGATTCGGTATGGCGCGGCTTAGGAGTGATTCCAGACACGGGTTTGAAGTTAAAGGATGAGTGGAAGAATTTCGATGTCGAGTGCAAACTCGGGCTTGCTCCAGTAAGTTACAGGGATAGTGGAGCTTCCAAAGCTTGTCGCTGCGGGGACGTGCTCTTGGGAAGGATACTGCCTCTGGAATGCCCTTTGTTTGAAACAATTTGTACGCCTGAGAAAGCGGTTGGCCCATGCATGGTCTCTTCCGAGGGTGCATGCGCCGCATATTATAAATATGAAAGATAGTGTCATAGGACTCGGTCACGGCTCAGGCGGACGCAAAACGGCACGGTTGGTTAAGGAGCTATTTCTTAAATACTTAGGGAATCCGATTCTTGAAAGACTGGAAGACGCTGCAGAACTTCCCGTGGAGCGAGGCAGGATTGCCTTGACGACCGATGCGCACGTTGTTGAGCCTTTGTTTTTCCCAGGAGGGGACATCGGAAAGCTAGCCGTATGCGGTACGGCTAACGACCTTGCTGTAAAAGGAGCAAAGCCAAGATTTATGACGGCAGGCTTCGTGCTGAGGGCTGGAATAAGCCTTGATGTGCTCGAACGGATTGTTGCTTCAATGGCTGAGGAGTTGGACAGGTTAGGAATGAAGTTAATTGCAGGAGATACGAAGGTTATAGAAAAGGGAGAGAAGGATGAGTGCTACATCACTACCACAGGGTTCGGTGTGCTCGAACACGAGCGTACTTTTGCGTCTGAACGGATTGAGCCGGGCGATGCCATTCTCGTATCCGGAGAAGTCGGGAATCACGAAGCGTCTGTCGTCCTTTCCAGGTCGAACTTCGGATTAAAGCAGAATATTCGTTCCGATGTCGCCCCCGTGTGGCCGCTCGTTCATGCGTTGATTCAGGCGGACGTGGACATTAAGGTCATGCGCGACCCTACCCGCGGCGGGCTTGCAACAACCCTTAACGAGTTATGCGATGCCTCAGGATTGGGAATGCTCATTCACGAACGAGACGCACCTTTCAATCCAGAGGTCAAAGGGGTAGCGGAAATGCTGGGACTCGACCCTTATTACCTTGCTTCCGAGGGCCGTCTGATTGCTATTGTAAACCCTGAAGATGCACATAAAGCCCTCGATATTATGAGAAAAAAAGGAAGCGATACAGCTGGCATTATTGGCGAGGTGCGGACCGCTCCCGCCGGCTTGTGGCTGGATACTATTCTGGGTTCAGAACGACCGCTCCTCATCTTAGAGGGCGAACAGCTACCACGCATCTGCTAACCCTCAATATTTCAATAAGTTCTGTAATTCAGGCGCCTACTCTATGCCGGTCCATCTGACAAAATCCAGAAGATTAAATCTTCCATCGTGACGCCACAAAATCGATGGACCCGCCATTTCGCCCAGTTTCGGGATACGGTCCAGACCAAGCTTACCCATCTCCTCGGCAAGAGGCATTAAACGTTCCTCGGGCAGAGCGGCGCCCATCGTCTGAAGGTATTGTTTAATAGGCGTGACAAGGCGGACGACATCCATCACGTCCTTGACCGGTTTTACGCGGATTGTCCGGTTGAGGCAGGAGGGAACAAAAGTCGGATCCTGTTCGTAGATAACGGTCCACGATGTACCTTGAGAGCTCATGTGAAGGGCTACGCCGTCGTCGCCGAACGCGCGAAACTCGTAGGAGCCGCGAAGCTGGTTTATATGGGCGGACTCGTCGGGCGTTATTCGTCCGCGAGGGATGCGCTGATTGAACTGCTCCATCGCCTCTGCCAAGTATCCTGAGAATTCCTTGGGAGTTATCTCTCCGCCTTCCTCTGTGTAGAAGACATGCGGAGAGACGCAGCCCTGCTGGTCGAGCATGGACACGTTGGCTGCCGCGTTCGCTGCAGTGTCTTTTACTCTTTCCGCCGAGAGGGCTTCGCGGCCTATTACGCCGAAGCTCAGCTTATGGCCGTAGGAGAGGAGTTTGACATCGGGAGGAACCCTTTTGCGTGCATCGTTGACCGAATGCTCAGAGCCGTAAACGACCACCGCATCGGATCTGCTGAACGCCAGCCGCTCTATCTCCTCGTTGCCGCCCTTCCATAAAACCATGGCTACGCAGCGCGCGAGCTGCGGGTCAACCTCGGCTATGGACCGGGCGAAGAGCGTAGCGAACAAGGGTTCTTCGGATGCGGACTTCCCAAGCACTGCCGATTTCAGTAGCAGGGAGTAGATGGTGTTCAACATAGACGCGCCGGGCGCGTTGCCTGCGAATACTATAGTGGTCAGGGAAGGGCCGTAAGCCCTTATGTATCCGCCTGATCTTTTGCGGGGCCGGAACTCATCAAGCACGAGGGGGTCTTCGAACTCGTCCTCAAGAAGGAGTTTGAGATTTTCAGTTGAAAACATCGCGCTGATTCCTCCAAGCGTGAGCTCAACCATCGGCGCGGAAAATCTTGTTATGACGGGCAAAAGTTTCACGGCAAGCCTGCGGAGAGGATATTCCGGATTCCTCCACAATTCGACAACCTTGCCTATGGTCTCGGCTATCTCCAACACTGGTTTTTTGACCAAATACTCTTCGCGCGCCGCAAGGAGCGAGTCGATGGTCTTCGTTAAGATATCCGGGGTAAGCACTGGCGCATTCATTTTAACCCTGATGCCGTCGTAGCCGAACTCGAGCGGAACGAACTCCTTAAAATCGGACTCTTCAAGTCCGGGAATATAAAAGGCAGGCAGTGTTGTTGTTTCTGGCATCATAACCTTCTAAGCCCGCTGCGCCGATATGAGTTCGTCGTAGGCAATAGAGCAACCGCGCGTTTCTGAGCCGGCGGCACGTCCTACTATCTCGAAGCCGGAACCTGTCTCAAAGCCCATATCATCCGTCAGAACCGCTTGTACTGATGTCATATTTGCCACGCTGTGCTGGCGAAGCAATCCACGCTCACCCTTAGGTAAAGGCTTCAGGGTATCGGGATCAACCACCACAACCCTGGCAAAGTGAGGGATCATCTTGGCGCGCGGCTCGGAAATCCCTCTTACGTGGTTGTAGAAGACGTTGTCGACGTACGACGCTTCCATCTCTATCAAGCCGTAGTGATTGATCATGTGGCTTTCAGGTATGCCCAGCGTCTTTCCGGCCAGCTTCCTGTACTCTTCCTTGGAGAGTTCTCTTCCTTTTCCCTTGTTGCCGCCGCCGTCCATGGCGCGGCTTCCCGCGGGAAGCTTGAAGCTGATATTCTGCGCCTGGCAGAAATCAAAGAAGTGGACGTACGCGAAGGTGGCTCCTGCAATAAACACAGGTTCGCCGGTTTTCTCCGCAAGCTTCAGTCTTTCCGCAAGCCCTGCAAAATCGAATCCCTTGGGATTTATGAAGAACTCAGGCTTCCCTATTGAATGCCCTTCTACAAGAATCTTTATCTGACTCATTCCTGCCGCCGCGCTGGGCATGAGCTCCGGATCGGGCGCCAGGAGCAAGGCATGGATCTTCTCGTCCCGGGATTTGTAATATCCTCGGTCTTTGAGATATTCGCCGTTCAGTTCGCGTATCTTGACTTGCGTTTCGTTAAGGCTTATTTTCGCGCGCTTCTCGGGATTGGATGTTCCGCTGCTCGTCAACACCTGCACCGTCTCTTCATCCGAAATGGTCCTAAGTTCGACTTCCTTGAAAGCCACGGCAGGAACGGCAGGAACATCCGTCCACGCTTTTATCATTCCGGGTTTTACACCCTTTTTTTCACAGTATTTATGATAAATTTGGTTCGCGTTGTACTGGTACTCAAAAAGCCTCATGGACAGCTCGTTGAACTTCTTTTCGTTCTCGTCATTAGACTGTTCTGCTCCTTTTTTTATGAAATCAATTATATCATTTCCAAGGGATTGAACAAACTCTGACTTCGAGGCGTATTTCTCGCTCATTAAATCCTCCTTGCATCAACGCATAAGACGTTAATTTCAGATCGTTTCAAGCGCCCAACCCCGCATACGAGGCTGCTCCAGAAACACCAGCTGTCTTAGGAGATAGATTATCGTTTAGCCCTGCTGTTTATTTTAGGTAATTTCTATTTCGTGTCAAGTCTTTTTTAGAGTAGTCCTTAATTCGTAAAAAAACGCTTGACAATGACCTAAAAATTACTACTATAATGTACTTTGCGGCTATCTGGTATGTGTGGGTAATGCTGAATATGGTAAATTGATTCTTAATAGAGGAGGATTAATAACATTAAACTCTCAGGAGGCTAGCATGGCGAAAGAAAAGTTCAAGGTATGGTATGATGAAAAGGAGGGGGTGCTTCAGACAGAAATCTACGAAACCTTCGACGTAGAAACCCTCAATCAGTACTTTACGGAAGTTTCAAAGTACACACCCGAACAGCAGAGTTATTTTATCGGCTGGATGTACGATGACGCTCAGAAAATGCCCGACAAGGAAGCGCGCAGGATTGCGAAGGAGAAGATAAAGGATCTGCACTTCAAAAAAGTGGTTGCCATTGGCGCCAAACCCGTAATCCGCATGGTCTACACCATAGTAATCACAGCTATTGGACGGAAGAAAGACTTCTTCTTTTGCGATACCGTCGAAGAAGGCCTAACCTGGTTAAGAGAGCAGAAAAACCTAGCTAAAAAGGCTGCAAGCTTATAGAACTAGGTTTCCCGGACCGTGTTTTATTTTGTTCGAAAAGTTTATTGTCAGTTGAGTTGAGAAAGATTGATTTTGCTCATAAAAATCTTAAGCCGGACTGAAAGATATTAGCATTTTATTCAGATGATTTTAGTCTTGTAAAACTAACTTAAGCACAGGAGAAATAAAAATTCAAAACTCCAGGAGGCAGCAATGGCTTCACCGAAGTTCAAACACTGGTATGATGAAAAGGAAGGGGTGCTTCGTGGAGAAATCTACGAAAGATTCAACGCAGAAACGCTAGAAGAGATCAGCGCCGACTTGTCAAAATACACGCCGGAACAGCAGAAATATATTGTCGGTCATATATTGGACGACGCTCAACAAATGCCCGGCAAGGAAGAGCGCAGGATTGGCAAAGAGAAAGCCGGGCTTGTACGCTTCAAAAAGGCGGCTATATGGGGCGCCAAACCGGTAATCCGCATGGTCGCAAGTATCGTTTTAACCGCCCAGGGTCGAGGAAAGGACGTCAAGTTCTTCGTTAGCGAGGAAGAAGCAATTGCCTGGATTAGGGAACAGAAAGAATTGGAAAAGAAAACCGCGCTTAAGTGATGAATGGTCCCTGCCCTATAAAAGACACTCCGTTATTTGCAGCTTTTTGCCGATATCGTTCAGGACGTTTTTCCAGCACCAAGTCCAGTCAAAATTAATCTTAACATGCAAAAGCCCTTGACAAAAAACTAAAAAGGATTAATATAATGTACTTCTCGAATCGGACATGTGTGGGTAATATAGAAACTACGAAATGATTCCCTGCACAGGAGGGTTAATAGGTATGAATTTCCAGGAGGTAATATATTATGGAAGAAACAAAATTCAAACTTTGGTACGACGAGAAGGAGGGGGTTCTTCGATCAGAGATATACAAGAAATTTGATATAGAAACACTCGAAGAGTACTTTGCGGAAATCTCCAAGTTCACTCCTGAGCAGCAGCATTACATCATCGGCTGGGTATTCTGCGACGCACAGCAAATGCCCGACAAGGATGCGCGCATGCTTGCGAAGGAGAAATTCAAAACTGCCCATTTCAAAAAAATAGCGAACCTTGGCGCTAAACCGATTGTGCGCATGGTTTCCAACATCATAATGATCGCCGTAGGAAAAGGGAAAGACAACAAGTACTTCGAAAGTGAAGAAGACGCCTTAGCCTGGATTAGAGCGGAGAAAGAGAAGGATAAAAAGGCTCAAGCAAGCTAATTCCTTCGTCTAATTACTGGAACTAGGTTTCAGAACTCAATAACAATCCGATAATAGGTTTTATTCCCGAGTTTAATTTATCTGCAAGCAAAAAAGCGCTTAGGTGGCTCGCAAAGATCCTAGAATCCTATGCCCGCTGCGCCGATATGAGTTCGTCGTAGGCGATAGAGCAGCCGCGGGTTTCCGCATCCCTGGCGCGTCCTGTTACCTCGAAACCGGAACCTATCTCAAAGCCCATATCATCGGTTTGAACGGCTTGTACGGTCACGAGATTAGCCACGCTGTGCTGGCGCAACAGGCCCCGCTCGCCTTTAGGTAAAGGCTTTAGGGTGTCGGGGTCAACGACAACAACCCGTGCAAAGTGAGGGATCATCTTGTAGCGCGGTTCGGAGATGCCTCTCACATGGTTGTAGAAAACATTGTCGAAATACGCCGCCTGCATCTCGGTCATGCCGTATAGATTAATCAGATGATCGGGGGGGATGCCAAGTATCTTTTCTCCAAGCCTCAAATACTCCTCTTTCGATATCTCTCTTCCCTTTCCCTTGTTGCCTCCGCCATCCATAGCTCGACTCCCTTCTGGAAGCTTGAATGAGATACCCTGCGCCTCGCAGTAGTCGAAAAAGTGAACATACCCGAAAGTTGCACCCACCATCACGCAAGGTTCGCCTGAGCGCTCCACTTGCCTCAGTTTTTCCGCAAGCCCGGCAAAATCGAATCCGGTAGGCTTGATGAAGAATTCAGGCTTTCCTTTCGAGTGCCTGTCCACACTTATCTTCAGTTGGCGCATTCCTATAGCCACACTGGGCATCTCGTCGGGATTAGGGCCGAGAACAATTGCATGAAGCTTCTCATCGGCAGATTTGTACAAACCCCTGTCGTTGATGCTTATGCCAACCTGGTCATATATCTTAAGCATAGGTTCGTTGAAACTGATCTTTGCACGCTTCTCCGGATTGGTTGTTCCGCTACTGGTCAAGAACAAAACCGTTTCTTCCGCTGGAAACGTGCGCAGCTCCACTTCCTTGAAGGCGGCAGCTGGTACCGCAGGGACATCCGTCCACTCGTTGATCATTTCGGGCCGTACCCCGCGTTTGTCGCAGTACTTTTGATAGACATGGTTAGCGTTGTACTGGTATTCAAAGAGCCTCATGGACAAATCGTTGAACACCTTCTCGCTCTCAGCGTCGGATTGTTCAGCTCCGTTTTTTATGAAATTTTCTATGTCTTTTGCAAGGGACTGGACGAATTCGGAGTTCGTTGTGTATTTCTCGCTCATTAAATCCTCCTTGATAACGCGTAAAACGTTATTATTAATTTTATCAAGCGCCCAACCCCGCATACGAAGCTGTACTCAAAACACCAACTGATTTATGAAAATTATCTTTTAGCCCTATTTTTGTATTTTAGAAGATTTCTTTTACGTGTCAAGTCTTTTTTTCGATTATTGTTAACTCGTAAAAAACACTTGACAAAGACCTAAAAAGTGTTA belongs to bacterium and includes:
- a CDS encoding outer membrane lipoprotein carrier protein LolA — its product is MKKLALKLIVAAVVFSATTIRGGQAEEALSGMGAACDALRCYTVTIATHEVKGSQTRDITIDYSWNRTGWIKTVVVAGDNKGAVAVYDPGQNKIKVRWAGIALPVMLSPDSKSTQGLYGQKIYDGTFPAIYKTAGWYKTHGTISWVGEETLDGVACAVIDLKANAAGDNKGIARERWWLDKATSLPRKTEAFDANGVKVNSTLYKNLKLNPQLSEDHFNL
- a CDS encoding HypC/HybG/HupF family hydrogenase formation chaperone, yielding MCIGIPAKVIELSGDKGKVDYQGVVRETSFVMLPEAKVGDYVILHAGFAIKLLSEEDAKETLEMIEELIKTEATLDE
- the hypD gene encoding hydrogenase formation protein HypD translates to MSEQLTEILKRLGSDAELAKGLIERIRVKAHKSFTFMEVCGTHTHAISKTGIRKALAGKIKLLSGPGCPVCVTPDEEIDAFISLANMKDVVVATFGDMLHVPGTKGSLAEERDSGRDIRVVYSALDILDMAEREKGKEFCFLGVGFETTSPTVLATVAEAKIRKIRNFSIYSSFKLIPPALRMIASHPELNIDGFLLPGHVSAIIGTQPYRFLVDEFKRPSVVAGFEALDILEAILMMLNEISNGKPELEIQYKRVVTSEGNPNALGLIEGMCDAKDSVWRGLGVIPDTGLKLKDEWKNFDVECKLGLAPVSYRDSGASKACRCGDVLLGRILPLECPLFETICTPEKAVGPCMVSSEGACAAYYKYER
- the hypE gene encoding hydrogenase expression/formation protein HypE; this translates as MKDSVIGLGHGSGGRKTARLVKELFLKYLGNPILERLEDAAELPVERGRIALTTDAHVVEPLFFPGGDIGKLAVCGTANDLAVKGAKPRFMTAGFVLRAGISLDVLERIVASMAEELDRLGMKLIAGDTKVIEKGEKDECYITTTGFGVLEHERTFASERIEPGDAILVSGEVGNHEASVVLSRSNFGLKQNIRSDVAPVWPLVHALIQADVDIKVMRDPTRGGLATTLNELCDASGLGMLIHERDAPFNPEVKGVAEMLGLDPYYLASEGRLIAIVNPEDAHKALDIMRKKGSDTAGIIGEVRTAPAGLWLDTILGSERPLLILEGEQLPRIC
- a CDS encoding acyl-CoA reductase — encoded protein: MMPETTTLPAFYIPGLEESDFKEFVPLEFGYDGIRVKMNAPVLTPDILTKTIDSLLAAREEYLVKKPVLEIAETIGKVVELWRNPEYPLRRLAVKLLPVITRFSAPMVELTLGGISAMFSTENLKLLLEDEFEDPLVLDEFRPRKRSGGYIRAYGPSLTTIVFAGNAPGASMLNTIYSLLLKSAVLGKSASEEPLFATLFARSIAEVDPQLARCVAMVLWKGGNEEIERLAFSRSDAVVVYGSEHSVNDARKRVPPDVKLLSYGHKLSFGVIGREALSAERVKDTAANAAANVSMLDQQGCVSPHVFYTEEGGEITPKEFSGYLAEAMEQFNQRIPRGRITPDESAHINQLRGSYEFRAFGDDGVALHMSSQGTSWTVIYEQDPTFVPSCLNRTIRVKPVKDVMDVVRLVTPIKQYLQTMGAALPEERLMPLAEEMGKLGLDRIPKLGEMAGPSILWRHDGRFNLLDFVRWTGIE
- a CDS encoding STAS/SEC14 domain-containing protein; this encodes MASPKFKHWYDEKEGVLRGEIYERFNAETLEEISADLSKYTPEQQKYIVGHILDDAQQMPGKEERRIGKEKAGLVRFKKAAIWGAKPVIRMVASIVLTAQGRGKDVKFFVSEEEAIAWIREQKELEKKTALK